ccctttaaaatcctgttgcgctggcgctatgtctaatccctatttagatgacggactttgtaaactgaaaaactaagcggaggaagaagattaatgtttaagattaatgttaaataattgtgttgtttttcacctgaaattgttatttttttttattaaaacctttaaaacccgttttcttttagtcatggaagtaaaaaagcaggcttttaattgctttaaacgTATGGCTATTCAATATCATCAAACAAtgatttacaagtatgtaagaaaaggtttgtactgtaaaaatactttatttgtaacaaacaggagataaagaacttacaaacggctctccgcaagTTTTAGCACTTAGACAGCGTCACGAGTTTTTATTAAGCatcacttaaaaatgtttctactctcaccatatccacaggtacagagtcatcatatacaataaatccgtgaggtagcatttaaaaacatttaaaaacagatgcatttgattaaagcaaagcatttatttacttaccaggctacaggtgaagcagctctttgcgccttctaacgtctcataattagtcctcatttatgtcgaagagactcaataataatcttttacattcaatcctttaatctttcatatttaaaagcgtttttgtgctgctgcacatttatgtatgtgataagcaaacccgcgttgtcattCCATTTATATAGCGCATATTTCTAACACGCTCTTTAAATTGACTTTAGattttagagcaggtttttgttggtcaatggcgtagtctattttagttgtctcaaaatagcaacgcgccaataatgtgcctgaacacacgttttcagaccagaccagaccatgggcgcaaaagggggcgcaaatgcatttgctatttaaacaacgcggcgctaaacgtgaaaattataattgcgccaggtcgaaactagcaaaagatacttgcgtcgcgcattgcgctgcattacTCCGGGTGTAGGATAGAGCCCTATAGGTCTTGTATAATAGCTGTCACTAGCTCTCTCTTTGTCAGGAAAATGACATTtccctggtttcacagacaaggtcaTTAATAAGGTCATTATACCAGCATAAGTAAAAATAAGTAGAAAAGTAAATAGTGAAATTCATATAAAATTTGTAAATGTTAGCACATACATATATAAGAAAATAAGAAGTAAAATACAACAAAGATGTATGtatgtacaaacacacacaacctttGAAGAAACTCAGATCCTAAGATCCTTCATTCCCCTTTTATTTCTATAAAAGAACATTTGATGACATATTATTATAAATCAAAAACTGATTAAAAGCAAGCAAACTGTCATAATCTTTACTAAAAACTTTTCAGTGAAAAGGTTGGTTGATCAGGCTGCACTTTTCCTTTCTTTGACCTTTGACAGGTCTCTACCATGTACCAGCGTCAGTTGAGGGAGTTTTTATCACATAAACAGACTGTTGTGTAAAATATTCATGTATCTGATAAAGCAAATCAACACTCATTGTAATCTTCAAAGCAAGATAACAAACACTCCTGGCACTAGAAATTATTACATGAAGTCACTAAGACAAGGTTCTGCCCCATGACTCAATTCTACAGCATTTCAGTCTATCTCACTTAGATTTTGctttataaaagtataagctaaataatatataactaaataaacattaaatatgaaccttttctcacacacacacacacacacacacacacacacacacacacacacacacacacacacacacacacacacacacacacacacacacacacacctatcgtttcactttaaaatacatttatgaaccctctgaatttttatttttgggtaaacaatTCTTCTTATAACAAGAATATTAACAATacaatgtaataattttttattttaaagttcaGAACAAAGGAATTGCAATTTTTTGTTACGTTCAGAATAATTCAAATCAAGACATTCAAGTCAAACTGGGACTTTTTGTCTTATATGATGCATAAAAATTATCCATCCTTTATGGCAAAGAGCAGTCTGGACATCCTGCTAAACATCCCTTGAAAACCCATACTTTCTCATCTATAGTTTCAGTTATGCTTGGTTCCATTTCAGAAAGGATGTCATCTAAGGCATTAGTTCCAGTTATGCTTTGTTCCAGTTCAGAAAGGATGTCATCTAAGGCAGCATAATtggaaacattaaaaaacttatTGGTATCTGCTATGTCCTTCATCTCTTGAACTGCCTCAGGATCAGTCAAAAGGGCGTTTCCTACCTATAAATGATATAAGATTTTTGTATAGTAAGATATATTGTGATTGTTTTGtttgataaaataataataaacaaactacaTAATAGGCCTACcatatatgtaaggaataattgatgacgggccgttgaattattggaaaataatgcacacccaaggtggcaATGCAGCACGATGTGAAGTGGAGTCCGTTACACTgaggatgtgcattattttcaaatatttcaaagGATCGAAGTCAGtaattcctcttataccacaagtaccacaaacattgctatGGTGCCTCTTTTGAAGaaatttgacaggttaggtgtgcagtttaaaaaaaataatcaacacctggAACATTTATCAGAcaatcagaatgaagcattcaacaggcccatGGTATAACCATACCTGTCAACACTCCCATTTTTTCCGGGATTATTCCGTTTTTTACTCCATCATTCTGTTTAAACAATTTCTCGTATTTGATGTTCGCTTCCCGAGGTTGGATAGAGGATGACGAGCTGCGAGCAAAGCTACAATCGCCATGCCCGCCAGCCAGCATACAAACTCGCAAATTTTCATGTGCGGGCTGATGCGTGTTGCagggtgtgcatttttttttactttgtttgtaaaaatactGCTGTTTGTGCTTTTCTGCTTAACTTAGAAGGTGTTAAGGAATGTGTAGATGTGTAAAACAAGTCTGCAGATGCAAGAGAGCCATCCAAACAATGATACAAGGTATACActactagtgatgcaccgatgtatcggccgccgatatttattggccgatttttgattaatttgaaaccatcggcatatcggcaatagcacaagaaaggccgataccgattgtttattaattaactgcataaagaaatccattaaatgtaaaaaatgagttaatgttgttaataaaataaatgctgaatagcaaaaaccacctttgaaggttgtcatgcagtcttattatatttgttttagcttaatttgtgcctctcttattatgttggtcagttgaatgttaattagattcaatccatgttcagtaaaaataatttgatgcagaaataaactagctaatagaccaactagtattatatacaagtgtttaatatcggcatctgtatcggccagaagttgtctgtttaaattggtatcggcccaaaaaaatcctatcggtgcatccctagtatacactgcaaaaaattactttcttacttagtattttttatcttgttttcagcacaaatatctaaaaattctaagATAAAAAGTAAGCTTAgtgtttagacaaaaatatcaaagttAAGTGAATTTATgattaaaacaagctaaaaaaataaaaatatctgccagGTATGAAATTGTTAcattaatttttcttgaattaagtttttaaggaaaaagtaaacttatttcaagattttttttcttaccccattggcagtttttttgttgttgtgctGTATTGGGGTTGTGGTGTTAAGGTTCGGGAATTTCCCTTATTTTTAAATCCCAATGTTGACAGGTATACTATATAACATGAATGAAGCTGGACCCCTAAAGGTAAATGATGTCACTAAAATGtcactaaaataaaacaatatacaCTTACTCCAATGGCAAAGCGAGTTACTTCCTTCATTTCTGGCATGTTCAAAACATTAGTAAGGTTCATTGGGTCTCCCAAAATCTTTCCATCAGACAAGACGATTatcatttttttagatttaattgtTGGTCCATTCTCAGGGATGAAAATATTTGTACTGTAGACAGCAAATGAAGTCAGAAGAGAGCATAACTCAACTTATCCCCAAACAAAGGTGCTTGATGTGTAtcattataaataatatagtaGAACTCACAGGACATAGTGGATGGCTGAAGCAGTCTTTGTGAGATTGCCAAGTTGCTGTATTTCCTTTACTTTTTCTAAGGTCCTGCTGGCATCCTTATTGTCTTGAAGTGGAAGTTCAGTCCTAATCCTACTTGCGTACTGCACTATTGCAAAAGCACActaaaaaaaatagattttttttatttaaaactttttaatgtACATTACAGAAAAACTAATGCAAAGATTTGACATCATATAGGTCACACTTTCATGAAACATGACAACTACCGCTTTACTAAGCTGCAGGAACATACTGAGCTgcatatgtaatataaaaacCTTTAGCTTTACTtacattaaaacatgttttccaAACATTTGTCATGACTTTGCTGATAAAGTCTTTGGCTCTCTGAAAGTCATCAGGATGAATGCTGCCAGAACCATCCAACACAAAAGCAATCTCTGTCCTAGCAGGGTCTACAACATGTAAAGTAGCTGTAAAGTAcatgtttgatttaaattacaaGATCAATTAGTAACACCATCACAAGAGTTTTCTCACCCGTATTGATGCGTCCACCATGATAAtgattgttgttgttgctgttgaGCGCTgcattttgattttttaatgaaaatacatAGATTCAAAACATTTAGAGATTCAGAGACTGTATTTGGCATTATCAAATGATCAAATATCATGTAAACCATACCTAATTCAGCAGGATTTAGTTTGAGCTTCCCTGTGAgatttatcattgtgaaataTCCATTCATATCCTCAATTGATGACTTCTTTGTGCCAACTTGATTACACAACTTGAGAAGAAATAACACAACTAAAACAATTCCTTCTGAttaaatataatgaacaacttCCAAAAATGTTAAAGCTTCTCTACTTACTCTAACTTACTTTAAtttaatacttttaataaagtgagaaaaagtttataaaacttaatttttacatatttgaaAATTCCCATTTTTAGGCATTACcaaatgaaattatttttaaattaaaaagttGATCCAACGTTTACATTGTAAGGCATTcatattgtatattttaagtGTTGCATTGGTTTCCTTGTTATATTCAGCTAAACCTTAAATATTTGAGCAGCCTATCATGGCTATTTTGCATCCGCCCTCCATGCCATGGCTATTTTGCAGGTGCATCAAGGCAAGGCACTTAAGGACATCAACGAGGGTGGTCATGACCTGGTGTTTTGGGTGACGAAGGTTACAGCACGTGCGATGGGTCATGCAATGTCCACAATGATGGTCCAGCAGCGACACCTTTGGCTCAACCTCGCAGGGATGCAGAGAAAGTGTGCTTTTTTGACACCCCCATCGTCCAGGGTGGCCTCTTTGGCGGAACTTTTGAGGACTTTGCGCAGCAGTTTGCAACAGTGAAAAGCAGACGGAGGCAATAAAGCACATCCTGCCTCGACGGCCCCGGCCTGCTCCCCGCCGTCCTGCTCTGCTTGCTCCCCGCCGTCCTGCTCTGCCTGCTCCCCGCCAATCTGCTTCTTCTGCACCTGCTGCGCCGGCCCCCTCTACATCGGGATCCCCTCCTCGGCCAAGGAGATACAACCGCAGGAGGATGCCAATGTCGCGTCAGGGCGCTAAGAACCCTCCTAAGGCTTCGAAGCATCCCTAGGATGACGTACCCAGAAGAGACGAGGCTGCCATTGCGGTTCTGCCTCACCCAGAGCAGGGTGGGTGAGACCTTCACATCTGGCTTGCGCTTGGGTGTGGGCCCCCACTTTCTCAGTAAACTAGCAGTTTCCTTTTTCTCTGGTTCGATTTTGTTTCAGTGCATGGACCCAGTGGGGCCCCCCCTCTGGCACTATCGAGGGCAGAGGGTGATCTCATAACCTCTCACAGTTTGTTTCCACCATACCGCCTCCCACCTCTCTCGGCCCTGAGTACCGTTGTTCCACTCGAGCCTCTGGCATGGTTTTTGGACACATAGTTTACGCTGCCCAATCTGTCACGTTGGCTCGTGAGAACTATTCAGCTTGACTATGCGATTCCAGTTCACCAGGCACTCGCCTAGATTCAGCGGCATTCTTAGCTCCTTGATAAGTGGGGAGAAAGCGGCGGTTCTTCGGGCGGAGGTCAACGTCTTTCTTTCGAAGGGCGCGATAGAGCCCTAGACCTGAAGGGCATGTACTTTCATGTCTCAATTCTTCCTTGATACAGGCCTTTCCTGTAGTTTGTTTTCGCGGGGTGGGCATTTTAGTACAGGGTCCTCCCCTTTGGTCTGTCCCTGTCTCCTCATGTGTTCTCGAAGTTAGCGAAAGCCGCGCTCTCCCGTTGAGGGAGAAAGGCATTTGCGTACTTAACCTTGACGACTGGCTAATTTTAACTCACTCTTGGGAACAGTTGTGTGCCCACAGGGACCTTGTGCTGGGCAAGCATCAGAGTCCTATATCTCCTGCATGTCACAATTTTTTGTGGTCTGGTCTCCAGAAGCATAATCATCACGGCGGATGCCTCAAGAGTGGGCTGGGGCACTGTGTAACGAGCATGCTGCAGCGGGCTCCTGGACGGGACCCCATCGGCtttggcatatcaattgcctCGAGCTGCTGGCAGTTTGGCTTGCCCTGACGAGGTTTCCCCCTCTGATCCAGGGCAAGCACCTGCTAGCCTGTTCCGACAGCACGTCGGTAGTAGTGCATATCAACTGccaaggcggtttgcgctctaGCCAGATGTCACAGCTCACCCGCTACCTTCTTTTATGGAGTCAGCTGAGACTTAAGTCTCTGCGCACTGCTCATGTCCCTGGCGACCTCAACCATGCAGCAGATGCACTCTTACGGCAGGTGACACTGTGCGGGGAGTGGAGAGTTCATCTTTTGGTGGTCCAGTTAATCTGGACTCGTTTTGGGGAGGCACAGGTCGACCTGTTTGCCTCTCAGGAGATTGTTTAGTGCCTGCTTTGGTATTCTCTCACTAGGCCCCCCCTGCATAGATGCTTTAGTGCACAGCTGGCCCCGGAATATGACTTCTGGAATACGTCTTTCCCCAGGCATTGCCTGTTCATGGGCACTGGCTAACGGTCCTCCCTGGCGGATATTTGTCAGGTTGAAGGCTGGGCTGCTCCTAACACCTTTGCAAGGTTTTTTTACCTTAGGATTCAGACAGTTTTGCCTTAGCTCCGAAAACTCAATCTGGTTGATGGCTGTGGGCCTAGTTGTGATCTTCCCTAGTTCAGGGCACATTTTTCCAAGTGGTTCCCCTCTTATTGGGTGAATcgttcttttatgtttttttgaatTTGGCTTATGGAGAAGCCAATCTCAGGGTTCATTGTCTGGTTTGGGTTGCATGCCTTATTCCCCTACGGTTTCCCTTTGGTAAACCATGGGTCTTCCGCGGATGGGCTTTCACATTTCCCTTGGGTCCAGTTGAGCTCATTTTCACAGTTTGCTGCTCTTGGGTGTATTCTGACTTTTCCATAACCTCTCTCCAGTAGGTTGTGGTCTCCACATGCCTCTTAGAGGCTTCCCAGTGCTTGGCTAGTATTTTTACTATGCTGTAGACGGAGTCTCCTTCTCATCCCTATGGTACCTTCAACTTCTCCTTTGGGTGCACTGGAAGGTTATTAACCTTAGCAGGATTCCCTGTATGCTCAGCTTATGGGTTTCACCTTGCTAAAGGTTTCTAACACAGTCAGTTTCTGTGGCAGTTTGCATAGGGTCCCCTAGTGTCACATCATCGACACAATGCCTCGTTCCCTCCCTCAGTAACCAAGACGTTTTCACTACTTTCGCAACCTACATTCTGCTACACAACAGGTAAACAGAGCTTTAGGCTATAAAAAGAAGCTGTTTAATCAAGGGACCAGAATGTCTGCTTCAGTAATTTTTTTGGGGGGACCCACCCCCCTTTTTTTGCTTCCAACGCCCATCAACCTGAGAGAGTTTcccaaaatactaagtaaagTGTCTCAAGTCAATTAATAAATAACCTCCCTAATAATTTTGCtcaaaaacaacgttattttgtgtatttggtataatataatgtgtttgcgtagtttatggttaaacacacacattattttccacataccatataTTTTTGCAGCTCAAGTTttcacagatttgaaaagctctgtgtcccccATTAGCCAGCTAatttgtacgttgtgattggtctgaatacctctgacatcagccggaaatgtgatgctccttaacatgtttgaaagattcactcacaatgcaatgctaacaggagttaacttgcaggctgtgagtccaagcgggaggaattttgataatgttggtcttgtctgcatcaccaatcctaggaagtaaactgttgcctacaatctgtgtgtttgttgtagtccaagaaaagagatttacgttcgAGACGAAAACtcacgtcattgtttactttggggtatgtaccttttgcatattcttaacatgtactaatacacacttacacactgaaggaatcggacaataggtgctctttaaatatttttccttttcTGTAAAGGAcaacgtctcggttactatcgtaacctTGGTTCCCTGagaaacaggaagaagacattgCGTCAATAGCTTATGCTATGGGAGATCCTCTTCCGATTTTCTAAAGCTTTTTTATAGAACAATGCCAGTGTACTGGCCAGTGCCTTCCATGACGACCTATAGAGGCGTGGTTTTCGCCGCTTCATAACGACCATCTTTAAGGCATATCCTCAAATTCTTTCGACTGAACAACAGAAGAGCTGATCTGAGCAGTGACACGGCAGCTTATACAATGTCTAGATCCTGTTTCTCAGGGAACCAAGGTTACGATAGTAACTGATAAATTCCTTTTCGAGAACGCCGTAAGAACAGCGAAGAGCAGAGTGGAACTTACTCAAACCCATGCAGTGCAATGCTTAGCAGTAGCACATAGCACAGTCTTAACCCAGTTGGTGTAAGCCAACGTAAAAAAAATTAGATGCCAGAGTCTTTAGTGACCCAATCAGAAACACGTCCCAAACCAGGACAGAGTACATACAGACACAGCCAGCATATAGGTCTTATCGCTGCATTAGACAGGGTAGCAGATAAacacaatgaaataaatgaCCAAAGCAAGCATACTTGTGTTCGGCATCTGCTGGCGTAGCATAAGATGCACATCAGGATAGCTAGTGTGGAAGAAATGAGGATGAAGCGAATACAGTTCCATACATCAACATTAGCAGCAACACAGTTGTACTGGCAACATGCGGTAGACTCTGTGAATTTGTATTAACCACGCGACACACACTACAACTTAAAAACTGAGGTGATGTGTCACCCTCCCTCAGCATTCAACCCAGCAGCTGACTGCTAGGTGGGATGGGAGTATCTCACAGAGCAAGCTCGGAAAGCCCCATGAAATGCGTTCGCATCCACCGCAAAATTCTCTTCTTACATAGAGGCTGCCCCAGCACTGCCGTGgtggcacaaagagctgctgaGACTGCCGTGTTGTGGTTCGAGCACTTAGATAACATATAAAGCCCAGACTGGGCATAGCTCATGTAAAACCAGAGTATAAGGCAGATTGAAACCGCCTGCACTCTAACGGCGCTGAGGAAGGTTTCAAGCACATTATCCCTAATGGGACACTATAAGAGAGCGAGGCATCTCGCTTCACTCCCTTAATTCTAATAACCAGCCACTGCGTGCCCAGAGGCATCGTGCAAAACGCCACAGGTGCTGCTTCGAAAACCCTCAAGGTAGACAGCCTGCATCGCGGCCAACTACCTGCTACTGTAAAGGTAGAACACTCAACACGGGACAGCGCACCGGGTCATAGGTGTTCATTTCACACCTTTATGCGCACAACATAAGAGGGGTGTGGAGTAGAAAGGGCTTGCGACTCTCGTACGCATCTCAAAGTGCAACACAACAGAGCGTCTAAGTCATCGCATAACACCCCCGCAAACAGATTGTTCAGCAGATTGGAGTGCCCTTACAGAACCGCAGCTTATTCGGACAGTTTGGGGACCCAAATAACTGATCCTCTCCCCAAACCTTtcatgggcttgccagaccTTTTGTACTAGATTCTGGCAAGACCATaacagtactatgttctgtgtggggaaacgtggagtcatattgtgtgtgtggcttccatgTGTTCTCAGTGTCTTgtcgctgtcatggtcttgccagacctttgtGTAGGATTCAGGTCTGAGTTCAGAGGGCAAGATCATGGCAAcattgtgttttgtgtggggacacttgttttcacatcatttatttgtgtcacgtgttcccagtgtcttgtcacttttactctactcccttatgtactcgtgtcttgcattattaattatgttcacctgttccccatttgtgttgtgtctttataatgccctctcgTTCTCTGTCGTGTGCTCGTTCGTTTGTCCAGATTCAGTTTATTCTTCATGTCTTCCGTGTCACTGAATTGTGTAATCCgagtttgtgttatttttggtaTCCTGTGTTTGTTTCCCAGTTCCGTGTTTTCATCATCATTAGTTTATTATTTGTTACCCCCTTTtgagtttttgtgtttgttggaATAAACCTTCAGTTTATTATTTACGtcgtgtctgcgtttgggttctctttTGTGTATAACGTAACGTGACAAAACCACGGTGTGGTGGTTCGCTGTTGAGAACACAGTCATGTGTGAagacatgtcatgtgtgaagaCTCTAATGATTCTCTTCGCTTACCTTTTTCCTCGAGGAACGAAGCAATATTATCCATGTAAATGTCAGCTGTAACGCATGAAAGCCTATGTCCAATTTGCATGCAATACTCTAAGGTGACGCTTCAGTATCACGAAGTGAAGAGAAAGAATGTAAGGATATGCCTTTGTTGTTATGTAGCAGTGAAAGCCACGCCTCTATATGTCTTCATGGCAGGCATTGGCCAGTACACTGGCTTTCTTCCATAAAAAAGCTTCAGAAAATCAGAAGAGGGGAGGATCTCCCTTAGCGCCAGCTACTGACGCAATGTGGAGAACCTGTTCTCGAAAAGTGGTTGTGGTTGTAAAAGCCAACAGAGTAATTATGCACTTTAATTATTACCTTTATGCATTTTAATTATAGTTATGctataatgttttatgtttgcaATATTGAGCTTTTATTTTGGCAACCTCAGAAACCGGATGTGTAGTGACGTAATTCAGTTTGGAAGAACGGCGGAAAAAAGACGAAAGAAAGTCTGAAAGGTTCACGGTTAAAGAGTAAAAAGCACGGATAAACTACAAGGTTTAGCTtcgggtgggcgataaaccggtagacataattaaccggtagaaatttgtcaaccggtagagattttggactatcgtttctatcgaggttacgcgctcacgtcacgctcctgtgcgcgtgctcgcgaaaacgtaacgtttgtacacgtatttaagcactgcagttttaaaacaagttattttaagctattgaaacacagacagcagatctgtatgcgtgcgttctttatgtgtgtcaggagcggaaaagtcgcgcaaccgctgctttttctgtctgtgaggagcgcgcaagtcgcgcgaccgctgctcattaagctcgtgagcattttccgctttattggccttaaatacacatatgcgtcaaaattcccgtctttgcaagcatcctcataaacatgaccagttaggtcttaagagaaagtaaacagctaaaagagaaagcgCATGTGTAACAGTGTTTTGGAGagggactttggtcttaaaggggaagttacctaattttgctcctgtctgtcactcgtgttaatcaaacagcattgagagaaaatctctcactgctcctgattaaatcacttttctaccttaaataaaaatatatataggcctatacatacatgaataattttttattatcagTCTCATATCATtcactgtttatcttcagagagcttgagttttgtttgtatttatcttctttctatgcttgtatatgtttttttgtgagaattatgaacatttctatggtattaaagatttaaaccttattaaaacataaaaaaactttaccgtgatacatatcgttatcatgatataaaattaatcctatcgtgatagaagattttggtcatatcgcccacccctaggaACAAGGTTtgtaaagttaataaaacatatattcGAACTACTTGATGAATGTTATTGTGAAATGTATAATTTAACTTAATGTTTACAGATTGAAACTAATGTAAGGAGCTGTGTTACGGTTGAAATGTATGTAATG
This sequence is a window from Misgurnus anguillicaudatus chromosome 24, ASM2758022v2, whole genome shotgun sequence. Protein-coding genes within it:
- the LOC129437850 gene encoding integrin alpha-E, which produces MTNVWKTCFNCAFAIVQYASRIRTELPLQDNKDASRTLEKVKEIQQLGNLTKTASAIHYVLTNIFIPENGPTIKSKKMIIVLSDGKILGDPMNLTNVLNMPEMKEVTRFAIGVGNALLTDPEAVQEMKDIADTNKFFNVSNYAALDDILSELEQSITGTNALDDILSEMEPSITETIDEKVWVFKGCLAGCPDCSLP